The genomic region ATCTTGCTGCAAAAGCATTTAATTTTACCGCATATTATGATTCAGTAATTTCTTCTTATTTTAATAAATTAATAAATAAAGAATTTCCAGAATATATGGCATTACCGCTTAAGAAAAGAAATGAATTAAGATATGGTGAAAATCCGCATCAAAAAGCAGTATATTATGAAAATGCATTGGAAAAAGGATTATTTAAAGATTTTGAACAATTAAACGGAAAGGAATTATCCTATAACAATTTTAAGGATATAGATATGGCGTGGAAAGTAGTTAACGAATTCGATGAAAAAGTATGTTGTGCTGTAAAACATCAAACTCCATGTGGTGTTGCTGTGGGAAGAGATAATTTAGAAGCATATAAAAAAGCATATGAATGCGATCCAATTTCTATATTTGGAGGGATTGTAGCCTTTAATCATAAAGTCACTGCAGAAACAGCTAAGGAGATGAAAAAGATATTTTTAGAAGTTATTATAGCTCCAGAGTTTGAAGAAGAAGCAATTGAAATATTGAGAAAAAAGAAAAATTTAAGAATTATAAAAGCAAAAACTAATCCTTCTCAAAAATTAGAATACTCTTCAGTAGATGGTGGAATATTGGTTCAAGAAAGAGATTTGAAATTATTTGAATCGTTGAAAATAGTAACAAATGGTCCAGTAGCAGAATACTTAATAGAAGATATGATATTTGCATTTAAAGTTGTAAAGCATGCAAAATCAAATGCAATAGTGGTTTCAAATGGAAAAATGGCTAAAGGTATAGGATCTGGACAACCAAATAGAATATGGGCAGCTATAGATGCTCTTGATAGAGCTAAAGATGGAGTAGTTCTTGCATCAGATGCCTTTTTTCCATTTGATGATGTTGTAAGAAAAGCGGGAAAATACAATATAAAAGCTATAATTCAACCTGGTGGTTCTATTAGAGATGAAGATTCCATAAATGCAGCTAATGAATTGGGGATTTCCATGATATTTACAAATATGAGGCATTTTAAACATTAATGAGGTGAGAAAATGAAGGTGGCTGTAATAGGGAATGGTGGAAGAGAACACGCTATTGCTTGGAAAATATCTCAAAACCCGAAAATAGATAAAATATATTGTATACCGGGAAATGGTGGAACGGCTGTTGAAAAAAAATGTGAAAATGTATATATTGATAATATAGATGAGATTGTAAATTTTGCAAAGAAAAACAATATAGAGTTAACGATTGTTGGTCCGGAGAAATATCTTGTAGAAGGAATAGTAGATGAATTTAAAAAAAATAATTTAAAGATAATAGGTCCAGATAAAGAAGCATCTAAACTTGAAGGCAGTAAAATATATGCAAAAAACTTTGCAAAAAAATATGGTGTTCAAACGGCGGAATATCAGTTTTTTAACAATATAAAAGAAGCGAATGAATATATAAAAAATGCAAAATATCCATTAGTAATTAAAGCGGATGGACTTGCTGCTGGTAAAGGTGTAATAATAGCTCAAAATATAAAAGAGGCTGAAAATGCACTTTATGATTTTATGGAAAAAGATATATTTGTTGGAGCTGGTAAAAATATTGTAGTCGAAGAATATTTAAATGGTTATGAAATGTCAGTATTCGT from Marinitoga aeolica harbors:
- the purH gene encoding bifunctional phosphoribosylaminoimidazolecarboxamide formyltransferase/IMP cyclohydrolase, with the protein product MMKRALISAYNKDHIEKLAKVLVNNEYEILSTGNTAKYLEEHGIKVIKVEEITEFPEILDGRVKTLHPKIHGGILSRNTEKDKKTLEKLNIKKIDFVYVNLYPFEEKLNENLELKELIEFIDIGGPTLIRAAAKNFENTIILVDPDDIDLIIEKINNFDFETKLYLAAKAFNFTAYYDSVISSYFNKLINKEFPEYMALPLKKRNELRYGENPHQKAVYYENALEKGLFKDFEQLNGKELSYNNFKDIDMAWKVVNEFDEKVCCAVKHQTPCGVAVGRDNLEAYKKAYECDPISIFGGIVAFNHKVTAETAKEMKKIFLEVIIAPEFEEEAIEILRKKKNLRIIKAKTNPSQKLEYSSVDGGILVQERDLKLFESLKIVTNGPVAEYLIEDMIFAFKVVKHAKSNAIVVSNGKMAKGIGSGQPNRIWAAIDALDRAKDGVVLASDAFFPFDDVVRKAGKYNIKAIIQPGGSIRDEDSINAANELGISMIFTNMRHFKH